A region of Odocoileus virginianus isolate 20LAN1187 ecotype Illinois chromosome 11, Ovbor_1.2, whole genome shotgun sequence DNA encodes the following proteins:
- the ATF3 gene encoding cyclic AMP-dependent transcription factor ATF-3 isoform X2, with protein MMLQHPGQVSASEEELRFAIQNKHLCHRMSSALDSVTVSGRPLEMSVTKAEVAPEEDERKKRRRERNKIAAAKCRNKKKEKTECLQKESEKLESVNAELKAQIEELKNEKQHLIYMLNLHRPTCIVRAQNGRTPEDERNLFIQQIKEGTLQS; from the exons ATGATGCTTCAACACCCAGGCCAGGTCTCTGCCTCGGAA GAAGAGCTGAGGTTCGCCATCCAGAACAAGCACCTCTGCCACCGGATGTCCTCGGCGCTGGACTCGGTCACCGTCAGCGGCAGGCCCCTCGAGATGTCAGTCACCAAAGCCGAG GTAGCGCCTgaagaagatgaaaggaaaaagaggCGACGGGAAAGAAATAAGATTGCAGCTGCCAAGTGCCGaaacaagaagaaggaaaagacagagtGCCTTCAGAAA GAGTCGGAGAAGCTGGAGAGTGTGAATGCTGAGCTGAAGGCGCAAATTGAGGAGCTCAAAAACGAGAAGCAGCATTTGATATACATGCTCAACCTGCACCGGCCCACGTGTATTGTCCGGGCTCAGAATGGGCGGACTCCAGAAGATGAGAGGAACCTTTTTATCCAACAGATAAAGGAGGGAACATTGCAGAGCTAA
- the ATF3 gene encoding cyclic AMP-dependent transcription factor ATF-3 isoform X1 gives MMLQHPGQVSASEVSASAIVPCLSPPGSLVFEDFANLTPFVKEELRFAIQNKHLCHRMSSALDSVTVSGRPLEMSVTKAEVAPEEDERKKRRRERNKIAAAKCRNKKKEKTECLQKESEKLESVNAELKAQIEELKNEKQHLIYMLNLHRPTCIVRAQNGRTPEDERNLFIQQIKEGTLQS, from the exons ATGATGCTTCAACACCCAGGCCAGGTCTCTGCCTCGGAAGTCAGTGCCTCTGCCATCGTCCCCTGCCTGTCCCCTCCTGGGTCACTGGTGTTTGAGGATTTTGCTAATCTGACACCCTTTGTCAAGGAAGAGCTGAGGTTCGCCATCCAGAACAAGCACCTCTGCCACCGGATGTCCTCGGCGCTGGACTCGGTCACCGTCAGCGGCAGGCCCCTCGAGATGTCAGTCACCAAAGCCGAG GTAGCGCCTgaagaagatgaaaggaaaaagaggCGACGGGAAAGAAATAAGATTGCAGCTGCCAAGTGCCGaaacaagaagaaggaaaagacagagtGCCTTCAGAAA GAGTCGGAGAAGCTGGAGAGTGTGAATGCTGAGCTGAAGGCGCAAATTGAGGAGCTCAAAAACGAGAAGCAGCATTTGATATACATGCTCAACCTGCACCGGCCCACGTGTATTGTCCGGGCTCAGAATGGGCGGACTCCAGAAGATGAGAGGAACCTTTTTATCCAACAGATAAAGGAGGGAACATTGCAGAGCTAA
- the ATF3 gene encoding cyclic AMP-dependent transcription factor ATF-3 isoform X3, whose product MSSALDSVTVSGRPLEMSVTKAEVAPEEDERKKRRRERNKIAAAKCRNKKKEKTECLQKESEKLESVNAELKAQIEELKNEKQHLIYMLNLHRPTCIVRAQNGRTPEDERNLFIQQIKEGTLQS is encoded by the exons ATGTCCTCGGCGCTGGACTCGGTCACCGTCAGCGGCAGGCCCCTCGAGATGTCAGTCACCAAAGCCGAG GTAGCGCCTgaagaagatgaaaggaaaaagaggCGACGGGAAAGAAATAAGATTGCAGCTGCCAAGTGCCGaaacaagaagaaggaaaagacagagtGCCTTCAGAAA GAGTCGGAGAAGCTGGAGAGTGTGAATGCTGAGCTGAAGGCGCAAATTGAGGAGCTCAAAAACGAGAAGCAGCATTTGATATACATGCTCAACCTGCACCGGCCCACGTGTATTGTCCGGGCTCAGAATGGGCGGACTCCAGAAGATGAGAGGAACCTTTTTATCCAACAGATAAAGGAGGGAACATTGCAGAGCTAA
- the GARIN4 gene encoding Golgi-associated RAB2 interactor protein 4, with the protein MSPESLLPYHTAQSSAGAGLFTTTRGKLQRQLHKGEYDIFKYAPIFESDFIQITKRGEVIDVHNRVRMVTVGIASTSPLLPLPDVMLLARPATGCDDHGRGQTTKAKSRKAAKTLELTRLLPLKFVRISIHDREKQQLRLKFATGRSCYLHLCPPLDSREDLFTYWEKLVYLLRPPVDCQSSTYAIPAGDVICMPVFEEDRRTAAAVDFQGRGDQDQVSVRSLHAGSEVAGATSAAFAGGEGLQLDFYNPDPGPDGAKANTKPSQLHEESAAGAMTQVASADATEGDLNVTKSHASEERSTALEVTVTKGLGGSKSNIAMAGAAKSSLRTRKTALAHAAKNLEYRSSTSTSLSPEASVTTVGVEATRKTARRKADEDDEGTLISALPQEDRESEEEDRPRVSQARRGRRERKEHREKERALRGSRPRGAAETRPKPAGDKAIRKTAGRSSGGRRAVKDGKKEKGHGRLGDSKRGAEHKGISHAPITKESRSLSAGSSLSSSKRLSRISSFLRNVRASLTPKTVALSHNKDVDLLEKVVERKRMEAIMETTESGQGLEIAGSVTSEAMETVTVEAHQ; encoded by the coding sequence ATGAGCCCGGAGTCTCTGCTACCGTATCACACGGCCCAGAGCAGCGCCGGAGCAGGCCTGTTCACCACCACCAGGGGCAAACTGCAGCGGCAACTGCACAAGGGTGAGTACGACATATTCAAGTATGCCCCGATCTTCGAGAGCGACTTTATCCAGATCACCAAGAGGGGAGAAGTGATCGACGTGCACAACCGCGTCCGCATGGTGACCGTGGGCATCGCATCCAccagccccctccttcccctcccagaCGTCATGCTACTGGCCCGGCCGGCCACCGGCTGCGATGACCACGGCCGCGGCCAGACCACCAAGGCCAAGAGCCGCAAGGCTGCAAAGACCTtagagctcaccaggctccttcccTTGAAGTTCGTGAGGATCTCCATTCACGACCGCGAGAAACAACAGCTGCGCCTGAAGTTCGCCACTGGCCGCTCCTGCTACCTGCATCTGTGCCCCCCGCTGGACTCGCGGGAAGACCTATTCACCTACTGGGAGAAGCTCGTCTACCTCCTGCGGCCGCCGGTGGACTGCCAGAGCAGCACCTACGCCATTCCAGCGGGGGATGTGATCTGCATGCCCGTGTTCGAGGAGGACAGGAGGACCGCGGCGGCCGTGGATTTCCAAGGCCGGGGCGATCAGGACCAGGTAAGCGTCAGGAGCCTCCACGCGGGCTCCGAGGTGGCCGGGGCCACCTCTGCAGCTTTTGCCGGAGGGGAGGGCCTCCAGCTGGACTTCTACAATCCCGATCCTGGGCCTGACGGGGCCAAGGCAAACACCAAACCCAGCCAGCTCCACGAAGAGTCAGCAGCGGGGGCGATGACGCAGGTGGCCTCAGCAGACGCCACAGAGGGTGATCTGAACGTGACCAAGTCCCATGCCTCTGAAGAGCGGAGCACGGCCCTTGAAGTCACCGTCACCAAGGGCCTGGGAGGAAGCAAAAGCAACATAGCCATGGCAGGCGCTGCCAAAAGCTCCCTGAGGACCAGGAAAACGGCCTTGGCACACGCTGCCAAAAACTTGGAGTACCGTTCCAGCACGTCCACCAGCCTCTCCCCGGAAGCCAGCGTGACTACGGTTGGAGTGGAGGCCACCAGGAAGACCGCCAGACGAAAAGCCGATGAGGACGACGAGGGGACCCTCATCTCAGCCTTGCCGCAGGAAGACcgagagagtgaagaggaagacAGGCCCCGGGTGTCGCAGGCCcgcaggggaagaagggagaggaaggaacacCGGGAGAAGGAGCGAGCTCTCAGGGGCTCACGTCCCCGCGGGGCAGCCGAAACCCGCCCCAAGCCCGCGGGGGACAAGGCGATTCGGAAGACGGCCGGCAGGTCCTCAGGCGGCCGGAGGGCCGTGAAGGATGGCAAAAAGGAGAAAGGCCACGGCCGCCTGGGCGACAGCAAGCGGGGCGCGGAGCACAAAGGCATCAGCCACGCTCCCATCACCAAGGAGTCCCGGAGCTTATCTGCCGGGAGTTCACTGTCCAGCAGCAAGAGACTCAGCAGGATCAGCTCTTTCTTGAGGAATGTCCGAGCCAGTCTCACTCCCAAGACAGTGGCCTTGTCACACAATAAAGATGTGGACCTCTTGGAGAAGGtggtggaaaggaaaagaatggaggccaTCATGGAGACAACAGAGAGTGGCCAGGGGCTGGAAATCGCTGGGAGCGTGACATCCGAGGCCATGGAGACAGTGACAGTTGAAGCTCATCAATAG